A section of the Felis catus isolate Fca126 chromosome B2, F.catus_Fca126_mat1.0, whole genome shotgun sequence genome encodes:
- the AIF1 gene encoding allograft inflammatory factor 1 isoform X3, giving the protein MSHTRDLQGGKAFGLLKAQQEDRLDEINKQFLDDPKYSSDEDLLSKLEAFKKKYMEFDLNGNGDIDIMSLKRMLEKLGVPKTHLELKKLIREVSSGSGETFSYSDFLKMMLGKRSAILKMILMYEEKAREQEKPAGPPAKRNISELP; this is encoded by the exons ATGAGCCACACCAGAGATTTACAAG GAGGAAAAGCCTTCGGGCTGCTGAAGGCCCAGCAGGAAGACAGACTGGATGAAATCAACAAG caaTTCCTGGATGATCCCAAATATAGCAGTGATGAGGATCTGCTCTCCAAACTGGAAGCCTTCAAGA AGAAATACATGGAGTTTGACCTGAATGGAAACGGAGATATCG ATATCATGTCCCTGAAGCGAATGCTGGAAAAACTTGGGGTCCCCAAGACCCACCTGGAGCTGAAGAAACTAATCAGGGAGGTGTCCAGCGGCTCTGGGGAGACTTTCAGCTACTCTGACTTTCTCAAGATGATGTTGGGAAAGAGATCTGCCATCCTAAAAAT GATCCTGATGTAcgaggagaaagcaagagaacAGGAGAAGCCAGCAGGTCCCCCAGCCAAGAGAAATATCTCTGAATTGCCCTGA
- the AIF1 gene encoding allograft inflammatory factor 1 isoform X4: MSHTRDLQGGKAFGLLKAQQEDRLDEINKQFLDDPKYSSDEDLLSKLEAFKNIMSLKRMLEKLGVPKTHLELKKLIREVSSGSGETFSYSDFLKMMLGKRSAILKMILMYEEKAREQEKPAGPPAKRNISELP, translated from the exons ATGAGCCACACCAGAGATTTACAAG GAGGAAAAGCCTTCGGGCTGCTGAAGGCCCAGCAGGAAGACAGACTGGATGAAATCAACAAG caaTTCCTGGATGATCCCAAATATAGCAGTGATGAGGATCTGCTCTCCAAACTGGAAGCCTTCAAGA ATATCATGTCCCTGAAGCGAATGCTGGAAAAACTTGGGGTCCCCAAGACCCACCTGGAGCTGAAGAAACTAATCAGGGAGGTGTCCAGCGGCTCTGGGGAGACTTTCAGCTACTCTGACTTTCTCAAGATGATGTTGGGAAAGAGATCTGCCATCCTAAAAAT GATCCTGATGTAcgaggagaaagcaagagaacAGGAGAAGCCAGCAGGTCCCCCAGCCAAGAGAAATATCTCTGAATTGCCCTGA
- the AIF1 gene encoding allograft inflammatory factor 1 isoform X1, translating into MSHTRDLQGGKAFGLLKAQQEDRLDEINKGLVSNSFLNPLPCPLPRTLQPALTLSAFSPHPEKYMEFDLNGNGDIDIMSLKRMLEKLGVPKTHLELKKLIREVSSGSGETFSYSDFLKMMLGKRSAILKMILMYEEKAREQEKPAGPPAKRNISELP; encoded by the exons ATGAGCCACACCAGAGATTTACAAG GAGGAAAAGCCTTCGGGCTGCTGAAGGCCCAGCAGGAAGACAGACTGGATGAAATCAACAAG GGCTTGGTTAGCAACTCCTTTCTCAATCCCCTGCCGTGCCCCCTCCCGAGGACCCTCCAGCCAGCGCTGACCCTATCTGCTTTCTCCCCTCACCCAGAGAAATACATGGAGTTTGACCTGAATGGAAACGGAGATATCG ATATCATGTCCCTGAAGCGAATGCTGGAAAAACTTGGGGTCCCCAAGACCCACCTGGAGCTGAAGAAACTAATCAGGGAGGTGTCCAGCGGCTCTGGGGAGACTTTCAGCTACTCTGACTTTCTCAAGATGATGTTGGGAAAGAGATCTGCCATCCTAAAAAT GATCCTGATGTAcgaggagaaagcaagagaacAGGAGAAGCCAGCAGGTCCCCCAGCCAAGAGAAATATCTCTGAATTGCCCTGA
- the AIF1 gene encoding allograft inflammatory factor 1 isoform X2, with protein MKSTSNSWMIPNIAVMRICSPNWKPSRGLVSNSFLNPLPCPLPRTLQPALTLSAFSPHPEKYMEFDLNGNGDIDIMSLKRMLEKLGVPKTHLELKKLIREVSSGSGETFSYSDFLKMMLGKRSAILKMILMYEEKAREQEKPAGPPAKRNISELP; from the exons ATGAAATCAACAAG caaTTCCTGGATGATCCCAAATATAGCAGTGATGAGGATCTGCTCTCCAAACTGGAAGCCTTCAAGA GGCTTGGTTAGCAACTCCTTTCTCAATCCCCTGCCGTGCCCCCTCCCGAGGACCCTCCAGCCAGCGCTGACCCTATCTGCTTTCTCCCCTCACCCAGAGAAATACATGGAGTTTGACCTGAATGGAAACGGAGATATCG ATATCATGTCCCTGAAGCGAATGCTGGAAAAACTTGGGGTCCCCAAGACCCACCTGGAGCTGAAGAAACTAATCAGGGAGGTGTCCAGCGGCTCTGGGGAGACTTTCAGCTACTCTGACTTTCTCAAGATGATGTTGGGAAAGAGATCTGCCATCCTAAAAAT GATCCTGATGTAcgaggagaaagcaagagaacAGGAGAAGCCAGCAGGTCCCCCAGCCAAGAGAAATATCTCTGAATTGCCCTGA